The following are encoded in a window of Ogataea parapolymorpha DL-1 chromosome VII, whole genome shotgun sequence genomic DNA:
- a CDS encoding ABC transporter ATP-binding protein/permease PDR18, with protein sequence MSAEMERGQSNETVDSVRPFEVDDEGREIAELHRSITHQSSGQGQQGDVLTRLSTLSRTMSKMNAKQMEKLEIDPNDFDLKRILEYMKGRSNEQGIGGRTTDLIFEDLEVVGKNTTVSIVPTAGDVFFGPILKLVDKLSSKKQQQADFNKLEKTRKILQNFNGICEAGTMTLALGRPGSGCSSLLKVLAGETQTYVGTSGEVIYNGISQKDMMKSFKNQVIYNPELDVHYPYLTVEQTMNFAIGCKTPKVRIDNLSRSEYIRTIKDLYLTLYGLKHVEKTLVGNDFVRGISGGQRKRVSIAEAMATRASVYCFDNATRGLDASTALEFVESLRTMTNITHSTSIVTIYQASENIYQLFDNVTVLYYGRQIYFGPIQEAVDYFQRLGFVKGARETSAEYLTSVTDPLARKVASGFEHKVPRNAEEFEARWRSSPEFDALMKKIAEKKATYNPAATYDNFRSVHTLEKQRLTGAKSKYVVNYFEQLKLCTMRGFHNIANNSAYTATLMVAATIQALIVGSLYYNTPSSTIGSFPRGGVIFFAFLYFCIMSLAEIAAFFENKPITNKQRGYSFFHPSADLVSSFLTQTPVRAVAIVVFSLILYFLSNMKREAGPFFAFILFINVAVLAVNCLFILIASLSPTLSAANGFVGIIMMSTILYSSYMIQRPSMYWWFKWFSYMNPVLYGFEALITLEFRGRKMPCTPSQIIPRGPGYENISADNRVCAFTGASASKALYGSGDYVSGDIYLSYSFQYTFSHCWRNFGILIGFVLGFLIINMIIVEAYNPIVPSSDQLLFVKGAKLPDSLLEATGQARPKSDEESAAGSRTDTKSEIDEAQHSTADTTGEKLGSSDIFMWRNVNYVVPYEGEDRKLLEDVQGYVLPGTLTALMGESGAGKTTLLNVLSRRTDVGVVTGDMLINGKPIDNSFERRTGYVQQQDLHIAELTVRESLIFAARLRRPADVPDEEKIAYVDKILHILNMEEYADSVAGEIGYGLNVEQRKKLSIATELVAKPSLLLFLDEPTSGLDSQSSWAIVQVLRSLAAAGQAILCTIHQPSATLFEQFDRLLLLKRGGQTVYFGDIGPNSRIMLDYFESNGARKCSASENPAEYILEVIGAGATAVIDEDWYEIWKNSSLYEKTCADVEKLINDTKGMQSSDQSHLQSRFAVPYRTQFKNVLVRTWLQFYRDIDYVMSKFMLMLLAGLLVGFSFWNVKHTSIGMQNLMFACFMALVVCAPLTNQIQERAIKSRELFEVRESKSNTFHWSCLLLSQYLVELPYSITFGTIYFICWYFPIQLDNEASRAGLWWFCQSVFFQLYYVSLGLAIVYAAPDLPSANVLIGLVFNFIVSFCGVVQNPSLMPGFWHFMWRVSPFTYMVENLVGILLHDRPVHCAEKELNYLDPPQGETCGSYLAQYFENYSGYVENPDATSNCGVCMYKVGDQWMDTVGMKYSHRWRNIGFFCVYIGFNLFAMLSMYYVLRVRKWRLPAFKFGKK encoded by the coding sequence ATGTCTGCTGAAATGGAACGCGGCCAATCTAATGAGACCGTCGATTCTGTGAGACCCTTTGAGGTTGATGACGAGGGAAGAGAGATTGCTGAGTTGCACCGTTCCATCACTCACCAGTCCTCGGGACAAGGGCAGCAGGGCGATGTTTTGACCCGTTTGTCCACCTTGTCGCGTACCATGTCCAAGATGAACGCCAAACAAAtggaaaagctcgaaaTTGACCCCAACGACTTCGACCTCAAGCGTATTCTCGAATACATGAAGGGAAGGTCCAACGAGCAGGGGATTGGAGGCCGCACCACCGATCTCATTTTCGAGGACCTGGAGGTTGTGGGTAAGAACACCACTGTCTCTATTGTGCCTACGGCTGGCGACGTCTTTTTCGGCCCGATTCTGaagctcgtcgacaagttgtccagcaaaaagcagcagcaagcagatttcaacaagcttgagaaaacaagaaaaattctccagaatttcaACGGAATCTGCGAAGCAGGCACTATGACGCTTGCCTTGGGTAGGCCGGGAAGCGGATGCTCATCACTGTTGAAGGTGCTGGCCGGAGAGACTCAGACTTATGTTGGTACCTCCGGTGAGGTCATTTATAATGGCATTTCCCAAAAGGACATGATGAAGTCTTTCAAGAACCAGGTTATCTATAATCCAGAGCTGGATGTGCACTATCCTTATCTGACTGTGGAGCAGACTATGAATTTTGCCATCGGCTGCAAGACCCCAAAGGTCAGAATTGATAATCTATCTCGGTCTGAGTACATCAGAACCATCAAGGACCTTTATTTGACCTTGTACGGTTTGAAGCATGTGGAAAAGACGCTTGTGGGTAACGATTTTGTGAGAGGTATTTCTGGTGGACAGAGAAAGCGTGTCTCTATTGCTGAGGCCATGGCTACTCGTGCTTCTGTTTACTGTTTTGATAACGCAACTAGAGGTTTGGATGCCTCCACTGCTTTGGAGTTTGTCGAGTCTCTCCGTACCATGACTAATATCACCCACTCGACTTCCATTGTGACTATCTACCAGGCCTCCGAAAACATCTACCAATTGTTCGACAACGTCACTGTTTTGTACTACGGAAGACAAATCTATTTCGGTCCTATCCAGGAGGCAGTTGACTACTTCCAGAGACTTGGATTTGTCAAGGGTGCCAGAGAAACCAGTGCTGAATACCTGACTTCGGTCACCGATCCGCTTGCCAGAAAAGTTGCTTCCGGATTCGAACACAAGGTGCCTAGAAACgcagaggagtttgaggCCCGCTGGCGGTCTTCTCCGGAGTTTGACGctctgatgaagaagattgcTGAGAAAAAGGCCACATATAATCCTGCTGCAACTTATGATAATTTCCGTTCCGTGCACACTCTTGAGAAGCAGAGACTCACAGGTGCCAAATCCAAATACGTGGTGAACTACTTTGAGCAACTCAAGCTGTGTACCATGAGAGGATTTCAcaacattgccaacaacagcGCTTACACGGCCACTCTTATGGTTGCTGCCACGATCCAGGCTTTAATTGTCGGTTCGCTTTATTATAATACCCCATCGTCCACCATTGGCTCGTTCCCTAGAGGAGGtgtgattttctttgcttTCCTCTACTTCTGTATCATGAGTTTGGCTGAGATTGCTGCCTTCTTTGAAAACAAGCCAATCACCAACAAACAGCGAGGATATTCATTCTTCCACCCGTCTGCTGATCTAGTTTCGAGTTTCCTCACCCAGACACCTGTCAGAGCTGTTGCCATTGTGGTGTTCTCGCTAATTCTCTACTTCTTGTCGAACATGAAGAGAGAAGCCGGTCCGTTCTTTGCATTTATTCTGTTCATCAATGTTGCTGTTCTGGCGGTGAACTGTCTCTTTATCCTGATTGCCTCTCTGTCCCCAACGCTTTCTGCGGCCAACGGATTTGTGGGTATAATCATGATGTCCACCATTCTGTACAGTTCTTATATGATCCAGCGGCCTTCGATGTACTGGTGGTTCAAGTGGTTTTCGTACATGAATCCAGTTTTGTACGGGTTTGAAGCCCTCATCACTTTGGAGTTCAGGGGCCGTAAGATGCCTTGTACACCTTCTCAGATCATTCCAAGAGGTCCTGGCTACGAGAATATCAGTGCAGATAATAGAGTGTGTGCGTTTACAGGAGCCAGTGCTTCCAAAGCTCTTTATGGCTCCGGTGACTACGTTTCGGGAGATATTTACCTCAGCTACAGCTTCCAGTACACTTTCTCACATTGTTGGAGAAACTTTGGAATTTTAATTGGATTCGTCCTTGGCTTCCTGATCATAAACATGATCATTGTTGAGGCTTACAATCCAATAGTGCCAAGTTCTGACCAGCTCTTATTCGTGAAAGGAGCTAAATTGCCAGACTCTCTTTTGGAGGCTACTGGCCAGGCACGTCCaaagagcgacgaggagagcGCAGCAGGTTCGCGTACTGATACCAAGAGCGAAATTGATGAGGCTCAACACTCCACTGCAGATACTACGGGCGAAAAACTTGGTTCGAGTGATATTTTCATGTGGCGGAACGTTAATTACGTCGTTCCTTATGAAGGAGAGGACCGTAAGCTTTTGGAGGATGTGCAAGGGTACGTCCTCCCTGGTACGTTGACTGCTTTGATGGGCGAGTCCGGTGCAGGTAAGACGACACTGCTTAATGTTTTATCCAGAAGAACCGATGTTGGTGTTGTCACCGGTGACATGTTGATTAATGGCAAGCCAATTGACAATTCATTTGAGAGAAGAACTGGTTATGTCCAGCAACAAGATCTGCATATCGCAGAGCTGACTGTTCGTGAGTCGTTGATTTTTGCGGCCAGATTGAGAAGACCAGCAGATGTTCCAGACGAAGAGAAAATTGCCTATGTCGACAAGATCTTACATATCCTGAATATGGAAGAGTACGCCGATTCCGTTGCTGGAGAGATTGGTTACGGTCTGAACGTCGAGCAACGTAAGAAGCTGTCGATTGCTACCGAGCTGGTTGCCAAGCCTTCGTTACTGTTGTTCCTGGATGAGCCTACCTCCGGACTGGACTCCCAGTCTTCGTGGGCCATTGTTCAGGTCTTGAGATCGCtagctgctgctggccagGCCATTCTGTGTACCATTCACCAGCCTTCGGCCACTTtgtttgagcagtttgACCGTCTGCTTCTTTTGAAGAGAGGAGGCCAGACCGTTTACTTTGGCGACATTGGACCTAACTCGCGCATTATGTTGGACTACTTTGAGTCAAATGGTGCCAGAAAATGCAGTGCCAGCGAAAACCCTGCAGAGTACATTTTGGAAGTTATTGGAGCTGGTGCCACTGCGGTGATTGACGAGGACTGGTACGAAATTTGGAAGAACAGCAGCCTGTACGAGAAGACATGCGCAGATGTGGAGAAACTGATCAACGACACCAAGGGAATGCAATCGTCAGACCAATCTCACTTGCAATCTCGTTTTGCTGTTCCTTACAGAACGCAATTCAAGAACGTGCTTGTGAGAACATGGTTACAATTTTATAGAGACATCGACTATGTGATGTCCAAGTTTATGTTGATGCTTCTTGCCGGTCTGCTCGTTGgattttctttctggaacgTCAAACATACCTCGATTGGTATGCAGAACCTCATGTTTGCCTGTTTCATGGCCCTTGTCGTTTGTGCTCCATTGACTAACCAGATTCAAGAAAGAGCCATCAAATCGAGAGAGTTGTTCGAGGTCAGAGAGTCCAAGTCCAACACTTTCCACTGGTCCTGTCTGTTGCTGTCTCAATACCTTGTGGAGCTGCCGTACTCCATTACTTTTGGTACCATTTACTTCATCTGCTGGTACTTCCCTATCCAGCTTGACAACGAGGCTTCAAGAGCCGGACTGTGGTGGTTCTGCCAGTCTGttttcttccagctctACTACGTGTCGTTGGGATTGGCTATTGTTTACGCGGCTCCAGACCTGCCTTCTGCCAATGTGCTGATTGGTTTGGTGTTCAACTTTATCGTTTCCTTCTGTGGTGTGGTGCAAAATCCAAGTCTGATGCCAGGATTTTGGCACTTTATGTGGAGAGTGTCGCCATTTACCTACATGGTTGAAAACCTTGTCGGAATCCTGCTGCACGATAGACCTGTCCATTGTgcagagaaagagcttaATTACTTGGATCCACCTCAAGGTGAGACTTGCGGAAGTTACCTTGCTCAGTACTTTGAGAACTATTCTGGATACGTGGAAAACCCAGATGCCACCTCTAATTGCGGTGTCTGCATGTACAAAGTTGGTGACCAATGGATGGATACCGTGGGTATGAAGTACAGCCACAGATGGAGAAACATCGGCTTTTTCTGCGTTTACATTGGCTTTAATCTGTTTGCGATGTTGTCCATGTACTACGTGTTGAGAGTGCGCAAGTGGAGACTGCCAGCATTTAAATTTGGTAAGAAATAG
- a CDS encoding Formaldehyde dehydrogenase, protein MQEPSVSKIRRLFKKLNSPKIYQSKMSTVGKTITCKAAVAWEAGKDLTIETIEVAPPKAHEVRVKIAYTGVCHTDGYTLSGNDPEGQFPVVFGHEGAGVVESVGEGVTSVKVGDHVVCLYTPECRECKFCKSGKTNLCGKIRATQGKGVMPDGTSRFTCKGKTLLHYMGCSTFSQYTVLADISVVAVDPKAPMDRTCLLGCGITTGYGAAINTAKISEGDNIGVFGAGCIGLSVIQGAVQKKAGKIIVIDVNDAKKDWAFKFGATDFVNPTKLPEGQTIVDKLIEMTDGGCDFTFDCTGNVQVMRSALEACHKGWGESIIIGVAPAGKEISTRPFQLVTGRVWRGCAFGGIKGRTQMPDLVQDYMDGKIKVDEFITHRHPLKDINLAFHDMHKGDCIRAVVTMDE, encoded by the coding sequence ATGCAGGAGCCTTCTGTATCAAAAATTCGGAGACTATTTAAGAAACTGAATTCGCCTAAAATTTACCAGAGCAAAATGTCTACTGTCGGAAAAACAATCACCTGTAAAGCCGCTGTTGCCTGGGAGGCAGGCAAGGACCTCACCATCGAAACCATTGAGGTTGCTCCTCCAAAGGCCCATGAGGTCAGAGTCAAGATTGCCTACACCGGTGTTTGTCACACGGACGGATACACCTTATCAGGAAACGATCCAGAGGGCCAATTCCCTGTCGTTTTCGGTCACGAGGGTGCCGGTGTTGTCGAGTCGGTTGGTGAAGGTGTTACCAGTGTGAAAGTGGGAGATCACGTTGTTTGTTTGTACACTCCGGAATGCAGAGAGTGCAAGTTCTGCAAGTCGGGCAAAACCAACCTTTGTGGCAAAATCAGAGCAACCCAAGGTAAGGGCGTGATGCCGGACGGAACCTCGAGGTTCACTTGCAAGGGTAAGACTCTGTTGCATTACATGGGCTGCTCCACCTTCTCCCAGTACACTGTTTTGGCCGACATCTCTGTCGTGGCTGTTGATCCAAAGGCTCCTATGGACAGAACCTGTCTGTTGGGCTGTGGTATTACTACTGGTTACGGTGCTGCCATTAACACGGCCAAGATCTCCGAGGGCGACAACATTGGTGTGTTTGGTGCCGGATGTATTGGTCTATCTGTGATCCAGGGTGCTGTGCAGAAAAAGGCAGGCAAGATCATCGTGATCGATGTCAACGATGCCAAAAAGGACTGGGCTTTCAAGTTTGGTGCTACGGACTTTGTCAACCCAACCAAGCTCCCAGAAGGCCAGACCATTGTGGACAAACTGATTGAAATGACCGACGGAGGTTGTGACTTCACCTTCGATTGTACTGGTAATGTCCAAGTGATGAGAAGCGCTCTCGAGGCCTGCCACAAGGGATGGGGAGAGTCCATCATCATCGGTGTCGCGCCTGCCGGCAAGGAGATCTCCACAAGACCATTCCAATTGGTCACCGGTAGAGTCTGGAGAGGATGTGCATTTGGAGGTATCAAGGGAAGAACCCAGATGCCTGATCTTGTGCAGGACTACATGGACGGCAAGATCAAGGTTGACGAGTTCATCACCCACAGACACCCACTGAAAGATATAAACCTAGCTTTCCATGACATGCACAAGGGAGACTGCATCCGTGCTGTGGTTACTATGGATGAATAA
- a CDS encoding Ubiquinone biosynthesis monooxygenase COQ6, with the protein MSLRFLSTARTQLADIVIIGGGPAGLTLAAAVKNSSILSSLNCRLVEGGNLIGPLKSFHQKPPSNFTNRVVSLTPATISYLSDIGVWKHIKEDRVESYDNIVAWDGVSGAQIDFDGPSLATMCETVNLQSALLARIEELNEETAIMDNTKVENITSDEINGWPVLQLSSGESLKARLLVGCDGYNSPVRKFAQIESRGWSYNRWGIVATLKFKDGEFRYPTGWQRFLPSGPVALLPLPDNWTSLVWSTKPEYADILLKLDDDAFLAMVNAAVKLPVEELEILYKMAHEDPENLVGEITWRLNVFNEKLSPQETEKYPLELDTIVAKSRAKFPLKMSHADTYVEDRVALVGDAAHTTHPLAGQGLNMGQADVKSLVAVLEKSMERGLDIGTKLALEPYFSERYPANHVLLGVVDKLHKIYSTDIAPIVMARSFGVNILNNVPFVKDYVVSKMGEK; encoded by the coding sequence ATGTCTCTTCGTTTCCTGTCAACTGCACGGACGCAATTGGCCGACATTGTGATTATTGGCGGTGGACCCGCAGGACTTACGCTGGCGGCGGCTGTGAAaaactcgtccatcttATCTTCGCTCAATTGCAGGCTCGTGGAAGGAGGGAATCTGATCGGACCACTTAAGAGCTTTCACCAGAAACCGCCCTCCAACTTCACCAACAGGGTTGTCTCGCTCACGCCCGCCACAATATCCTATTTGTCAGACATTGGTGTCTGGAAACATATCAAAGAGGACCGCGTCGAGAGCTACGACAACATTGTTGCATGGGACGGGGTCTCGGGAGCCCAGATCGATTTCGACGGCCCATCGCTAGCCACCATGTGCGAGACTGTCAATCTCCAGTCTGCATTACTTGCACGGATTGAGGAATTGAACGAGGAAACAGCCATTATGGACAACACCAAGGTCGAGAATATCACGAGCGACGAGATTAATGGATGGCCTGTGTTGCAGCTGTCCAGCGGCGAGTCCCTCAAAGCACGGCTGCTTGTCGGTTGCGACGGGTACAACTCGCCGGTGCGGAAATTTGCGCAGATTGAGAGCCGTGGCTGGTCGTATAACCGGTGGGGTATTGTTGCTACGCTCAAATTTAAAGACGGTGAGTTCAGATATCCTACAGGGTGGCAGAGATTTTTGCCAAGTGGTCCTGTGGCGCTGCTGCCGCTTCCAGACAACTGGACAAGCTTGGTGTGGTCGACGAAACCAGAATACGCCGACATTTTGTTGAAGCTCGACGATGACGCGTTTCTGGCCATGGTGAATGCTGCCGTGAAGCTGCCGGTCGAGGAGCTTGAGATTTTGTACAAAATGGCTCATGAGGACCCGGAGAACCTTGTCGGCGAGATCACTTGGAGACTGAACGTTTTCAATGAAAAGTTGTCGCCACAGGAGACGGAAAAGTACCCCTTGGAGCTCGACACGATTGTGGCCAAGTCGCGCGCCAAGTTCCCGCTCAAAATGAGCCACGCAGACACGTACGTGGAGGACCGTGTAGCGCTTGTTGGAGACGCCGCGCACACGACACACCCGCTTGCCGGGCAGGGTCTGAACATGGGTCAGGCAGACGTGAAGAGTCTGGTGGCAGTGCTGGAAAAGTCGATGGAACGCGGGCTCGACATCGGCACCAAATTGGCCTTAGAGCCGTATTTCAGCGAGCGGTATCCCGCCAACCACGTTCTTCTCGGCGTCGTGGACAAGCTGCACAAGATATACTCTACAGACATTGCTCCTATCGTGATGGCGCGGTCGTTCGGTGTGAATATACTCAACAACGTGCCATTTGTCAAAGATTACGTGGTGAGCAAGATGGGCGAGAAGTGA
- a CDS encoding folic acid synthesis protein — MFNALVRSRRLPFMRRIHTGDTVSIKNLRYCGLINGRQTPLSLSTDLITDFGQASTDDDLRYSINYAVLSRDLRSFEKKYSRSSFRSLLQLGEGIFNEVLFSTNCRRATLTFNMDHQDCDVIVEMSREKSSGLNITLKLDNLGVNTIIGVFKEERLAEQPVVLNLVMEMAGDFSVDKIVSSTKNYVSKSQFKTVEALVLNVAKLAFQTTENAHRCKVSVLKPKAIGETDGVGVSVTRSRAEMKSQPLIDFPSSEYVPNLSKTTTVRDGKHTVYLAIGSNQGSQLTNINIALDELAKRNIKVKATSSLFRSAPMYYLNQPDFVNGCIKVETELHPQDLLNQIKEIEYQVLGRVKHFDNGPRPIDLDIILYDEAIYNSPNLTIPHMSMLERPFVLAPLCQLVPPDMLHPVTAEPIHNHWHQLRKTTKADELQPVIPLSGARMLPYGSRTLLMSILNVTPDSFSDGAAANLQIEHALSRVEQMVAAGVDIVDLGGCSTRPGSEQVSEAEELDRVLPVLEQIRKQFPELVLSVDTYRAEVARASVRLGADIINDVSGGLLDDKMYESVAQSGVGYVLGHMRGNIATMNTLSNYDEVAPGRIKQFSDYTAVMGGVCRELGVAFEKLQEAGVRRWQVIVDPGLGFAKKAEQSLELIRDLQKLRQYRQLSLESGEYVSFDDLAVLMGPSRKQFIGRITGKPPKDRAFGTAAAVSACIANGADIVRVHDFEPMKDVALVADSIYRTL, encoded by the coding sequence ATGTTCAATGCTCTGGTCAGATCGCGGAGGCTGCCGTTTATGCGGCGAATTCATACCGGTGACACCGTCTCGATTAAAAACCTACGGTACTGCGGCCTGATCAACGGGCGCCAGACACCGCTCAGCCTGTCGACGGACCTGATCACAGACTTCGGCCAGGCCAGCACTGACGATGATCTGCGGTACTCCATCAACTATGCCGTTTTGAGCCGTGATCTCCGTTCATTTGAGAAGAAGTacagccgcagcagcttccGTTCGCTTTTGCAGCTTGGCGAAGGCATTTTTAATGAAGTGCTTTTTAGCACCAACTGCAGGCGTGCTACCCTGACATTTAATATGGACCACCAGGACTGCGACGTGATCGTCGAAATGAGCCGTGAGAAATCAAGCGGGCTGAACATCACTCTCAAACTGGACAATCTCGGCGTCAACACCATTATCGGAGTCTTTAAGGAGGAGAGACTGGCAGAGCAGCCGGTGGTGCTAAACCTTGTAATGGAAATGGCCGGCGACTTTTCTGTCGACAAGATTGTGTCAAGCACAAAGAACTACGTTTCCAAGTCCCAATTCAAAACCGTCGAGGCGCTCGTGTTAAACGTGGCAAAGCTAGCGTTCCAAACAACCGAAAATGCTCACCGCTGCAAAGTGTCTGTGCTTAAGCCAAAGGCTATCGGCGAAACCGACGGTGTCGGCGTTTCTGTGACCAGATCGAGGGCCGAAATGAAGTCTCAGCCACTTATAGATTTTCCGTCGTCGGAATATGTTCCTAATCTCAGCAAAACAACCACCGTCAGGGACGGGAAACATACCGTGTACCTGGCTATTGGCTCGAACCAGGGCTCACAGCTGACTAACATCAACATCGCTCTCGACGAGCTCGCAAAGCGAAACATAAAAGTCAAAGCCACGTCGTCGCTCTTCCGCTCTGCTCCAATGTACTATTTGAACCAGCCCGATTTCGTCAATGGCTGTATTAAAGTGGAAACAGAATTACACCCTCAGGACCTTCTGAACcagatcaaagaaatagAATACCAGGTGCTGGGCAGAGTCAAACATTTCGACAACGGCCCGCGGCCAATCGACCTCGACATTATTCTCTACGACGAGGCAATCTACAACTCGCCAAACCTCACCATTCCGCACATGAGCATGCTGGAACGGCCGTTTGTGCTTGCGCCACTATGCCAGCTCGTGCCACCAGACATGCTGCACCCAGTCACCGCGGAGCCGATCCACAACCACTGGCACCAGCTGCGCAAGACGACCAAAGCAGACGAACTGCAACCGGTCATTCCTCTGTctggtgcacggatgttGCCGTACGGCAGCAGGACGCTACTGATGAGCATTTTGAACGTGACGCCGGACTCGTTCAGCGACGGTGCGGCCGCCAATCTGCAGATAGAGCATGCGCTTTCCCGTGTGGAGCAGATGGTGGCTGCTGGCGTCGACATTGTCGATCTGGGCGGATGCTCAACGCGGCCGGGCTCAGAGCAGGTTTCTGAGGctgaggagctggacagAGTGCTTCCTGTGCTGGAGCAGATCAGGAAACAGTTTCCAGAGCTCGTGTTGAGCGTTGACACGTACAGGGCGGAAGTTGCCCGCGCGAGTGTGCGACTTGGAGCAGATATTATCAACGATGTGAGTGGCGGGCTTCTTGACGATAAAATGTACGAGTCTGTGGCGCAGTCAGGTGTCGGTTATGTGCTAGGCCACATGCGCGGGAATATCGCGACGATGAATACGCTCTCGAACTACGACGAGGTTGCGCCCGGGCGAATCAAGCAGTTTTCCGATTACACTGCTGTCATGGGCGGCGTGTGCCGAGAACTTGGGGTTGCTTTCGAAAAATTGCAGGAAGCTGGAGTCCGGCGGTGGCAGGTGATAGTCGATCCCGGGCTCGGGTTTGCAAAAAAGGCGGAGCAGAGCCTGGAATTGATCAGAGACCTGCAGAAACTCAGACAGTACCGCCAACTATCGCTGGAAAGTGGAGAGTATGTCTCGTTTGACGACCTGGCCGTGCTGATGGGGCCTTCACGTAAGCAGTTTATTGGCAGAATCACAGGCAAGCCACCAAAAGACCGGGCTTTCGGAACTGCGGCAGCAGTGTCGGCATGCATTGCGAACGGCGCAGACATTGTGCGAGTTCACGACTTTGAGCCGATGAAAGATGTCGCGCTCGTGGCCGACAGCATTTATAGAACGTTGTGA
- a CDS encoding putative zinc finger protein — protein MAGGRWHDLKIFIVGNTSSRIRPVKEFSVMSVVFPRTCYKCGQVGHFADACQETERLCYNCKQPGHESGDCPEPKQTTQKQCYNCKQTGHVQSECSEPLRPVSKCYNCGKIGHLAKGCSAARGGPKVTCHKCGGLNHFARDCQSGVVKCYACGKTGHISKDCTSASGGSNFNAKTCYKCGESGHISKFCEMDSE, from the coding sequence ATGGCTGGTGGGAGGTGGCACGatctgaaaatttttatcGTCGGCAATACCTCCAGTCGTATTAGACCTGTGAAGGAGTTTAGTGTGATGTCTGTGGTGTTCCCAAGAACGTGTTACAAGTGTGGACAGGTCGGTCATTTTGCCGATGCTTGTCAAGAGACCGAGCGGTTGTGTTACAACTGCAAGCAGCCAGGCCATGAGTCTGGAGATTGCCCGGAACCAAAACAGACCACGCAAAAGCAGTGCTACAACTGCAAGCAGACCGGCCATGTGCAGAGCGAATGCTCCGAACCACTGAGACCGGTTTCCAAGTGCTACAACTGTGGCAAAATCGGCCATTTGGCCAAAGGCTGTTCTGCTGCTAGGGGCGGGCCAAAGGTCACGTGCCACAAATGTGGTGGCCTGAACCACTTTGCTAGAGACTGTCAATCCGGCGTGGTCAAGTGCTACGCCTGCGGCAAGACGGGTCACATCTCTAAAGATTGCACCTCTGCCAGCGGCGGTTCCAACTTCAATGCCAAAACCTGTTACAAATGTGGAGAGTCCGGCCACATTTCCAAGTTCTGCGAGATGGATTCGGAGTAA
- a CDS encoding DNA topoisomerase I codes for MESSKTKFGSLTYIRKPRKLSSRIPYEDTLLGPSPSASKPRRKSKRDVYIACGEVPPSKRPHTNSADELLKDFDISRIKQDTDKLLNQLDSIKKPDKDESKYINKLLSKADKAETDEVVAVTETQGPMKHIYDDAEATERTSKKYRSFHPKIYTKNELLEATEKLVTVARDILNGKTASYFYEIAREYAESSPRLFVTDSEIINLPKQRYHGYIGSMRADAITQHLLSQLDQLLTDKKANKVLQFWGRSYFTRFVLTPEIIARIVKQDEQVDLDKAYDLMESTADYGLYIMDQKEI; via the coding sequence ATGGAATCAAGCAAGACCAAGTTTGGAAGTTTGACTTATATCCGGAAGCCCAGAAAGCTTAGTTCGCGGATCCCGTACGAGGACACGTTGCTGGGGCCGTCGCCCAGTGCTTCGAAACCTCGTCGAAAATCCAAACGCGATGTTTATATCGCGTGCGGCGAGGTTCCGCCCTCCAAGCGACCACATACAAACTCTGCCgatgagctgctcaaagacTTTGACATCTCACGCATAAAACAAGACAcagacaagctgctgaaccagCTCGACAGCATCAAAAAACCGGACAAGGACGAGTCCAAGTATATTAACAAGCTCTTATCCAAAGCGGACAAGGCGGAAACGGACGAAGTGGTTGCGGTTACCGAGACTCAGGGGCCGATGAAACACATTTACGACGACGCAGAGGCTACAGAGCGGACGTCAAAGAAGTACAGATCGTTCCATCCCAAAATATACACaaaaaacgagctgttggagGCCACCGAAAAACTGGTCACTGTTGCAAGGGATATTTTAAATGGGAAGACGGCCTCATATTTTTACGAGATTGCACGGGAATATGCAGAGTCTTCGCCTCGTTTGTTCGTGACAGACTCCgaaataataaatttgcCGAAGCAGAGGTACCACGGGTATATTGGGTCTATGCGCGCGGACGCGATTACGCAGCATTTGCTAAGCCAATTGGACCAGCTCCTGACAGATAAGAAGGCGAACAAGGTGCTGCAATTTTGGGGTCGGAGTTATTTCACGCGATTTGTGCTCACGCCAGAGATCATTGCGCGGATCGTAAAACAGGATGAGCAGGTCGATCTGGACAAAGCGTACGACCTGATGGAATCCACCGCAGATTATGGGCTTTATATTATGGATCAGAAGGAGATTTGA